In a single window of the Pseudogemmatithrix spongiicola genome:
- a CDS encoding sulfite oxidase heme-binding subunit YedZ, whose amino-acid sequence MAAAKPLGGIERQPRGFGVVLIVAATVPALWYAWAIYSDFALGSRYLGSDPIKAAEHAYGAWTLRALLATLAITPLRRLTGWNWLAKHRRALGLYAFSYGVLHLLVWAIIDVQLIIDDLVGWDVVQTDLLKRPFITIGMLALLLMLPLAVTSTKGMIKRLGKSWVKLHRLVYVVAVLGLIHFFMAVKLDWREPLVYALILTALLGWRVVDARRRTT is encoded by the coding sequence TGCTGATCGTCGCGGCGACGGTACCGGCGCTGTGGTACGCGTGGGCGATCTACTCGGACTTCGCGCTCGGGTCGCGCTATCTCGGGTCCGATCCGATCAAGGCCGCCGAGCATGCGTACGGCGCGTGGACGCTGCGCGCGCTGCTGGCCACGCTTGCAATCACGCCACTGCGCCGCCTCACGGGCTGGAACTGGCTGGCGAAGCATCGGCGCGCGCTGGGGCTTTATGCGTTTTCGTACGGCGTGCTGCACCTCTTGGTGTGGGCGATCATCGACGTGCAGCTCATCATCGATGACCTCGTCGGCTGGGACGTCGTGCAGACGGACCTCTTGAAACGGCCGTTCATCACCATCGGCATGCTGGCGCTGCTGCTGATGTTGCCGTTGGCGGTCACCAGCACGAAGGGCATGATCAAGCGGCTTGGGAAATCGTGGGTGAAGCTGCACCGCTTGGTTTACGTCGTTGCGGTCCTTGGCTTGATCCACTTCTTCATGGCGGTGAAGCTCGATTGGCGTGAGCCGCTCGTGTACGCGCTGATCCTGACGGCGCTGCTCGGCTGGCGCGTCGTCGACGCACGCCGCCGCACGACATGA